In one window of Deinococcus apachensis DSM 19763 DNA:
- a CDS encoding sulfurtransferase, producing the protein MTSNAAPPSFVRPEFLVDSSWVYSCLQDPGVRIVDCGDANDYDRAHIPNAVPLGLHPWLKDEGSPHVINPDAFAQRMSELGVSGNTTVVAYDGNTGWLSARLWWVLRHYGHDDVRVLNGGWRGWVRAGYPVSVDMPKGELATFEVRRNNDILIRADELMKKVGQGDVQVVNLLLPAVYQGESNPFGNARTGHIPGSVNVPNETFSGEAGRFESAEAIRRAFGEVGVSPERETIVHCQAGIRSAHACLALTLAGWEHVRVYDASLAEWANREDTPLVHSS; encoded by the coding sequence ATGACGAGCAACGCGGCTCCCCCCTCCTTCGTTCGTCCGGAATTCTTGGTTGATTCCTCCTGGGTGTACTCCTGCCTTCAGGACCCAGGCGTTCGGATCGTGGATTGCGGTGACGCGAACGACTACGACCGCGCCCACATCCCGAATGCAGTGCCGCTGGGCTTGCACCCGTGGCTCAAAGATGAGGGCAGCCCGCATGTCATCAACCCGGACGCTTTCGCGCAGCGGATGTCTGAACTGGGAGTGTCGGGCAATACGACGGTCGTGGCTTATGACGGGAACACGGGGTGGTTATCCGCGCGCTTGTGGTGGGTGCTGCGACATTACGGGCATGACGACGTTCGCGTCCTGAACGGCGGATGGCGGGGATGGGTGCGGGCAGGATACCCGGTCAGCGTCGATATGCCGAAAGGTGAACTGGCGACGTTCGAGGTTCGGCGCAATAACGACATCCTGATCCGCGCAGACGAGCTCATGAAGAAGGTGGGGCAGGGGGACGTGCAGGTCGTGAACCTGCTGCTGCCCGCGGTGTACCAGGGGGAATCCAATCCGTTTGGCAACGCGCGGACCGGACACATTCCGGGGTCAGTCAACGTTCCGAACGAAACGTTCTCAGGAGAGGCAGGGCGATTCGAGTCCGCGGAAGCCATCCGGCGAGCGTTCGGGGAGGTGGGGGTGTCGCCGGAGCGGGAGACGATCGTGCACTGCCAGGCGGGCATCCGTTCCGCACACGCGTGCCTTGCTTTGACGCTGGCGGGCTGGGAGCACGTGAGAGTGTACGACGCTTCGCTCGCGGAGTGGGCCAACCGCGAGGATACGCCCCTGGTTCATTCGTCTTGA
- a CDS encoding class I SAM-dependent methyltransferase codes for MTQPQVDLEALKSRLKLTWMSGDYGTFAQPLLPGALEFLMRANVGPSERMLDVGCGAGQTAIPAAKAGVTVTGVDIATNLIEQARTRTQQESVEVRFEEGDAENLQFPDGSFDVVLSLFAAIFAPRPELVAHELTRVCRTGGRIVMGNWTPDGFIGRMFKVIGRHVPPAPMPSPMLWGQEDTVRERFGDRVRDLLLEHHPYPLKYAFLPEQVVEFFIQHYGPMDRAFASLDEAGQAALRRDLVALWSENNEAQDGTTLVQSDMLIVQAVRA; via the coding sequence ATGACGCAGCCGCAGGTCGACCTGGAAGCCCTCAAGTCACGCCTCAAGCTGACCTGGATGAGCGGGGACTACGGCACCTTCGCCCAACCGCTCCTGCCCGGCGCACTGGAGTTCCTGATGCGGGCGAACGTCGGGCCCAGCGAGCGAATGCTGGATGTCGGCTGCGGCGCGGGGCAAACAGCGATTCCCGCCGCGAAGGCCGGGGTGACCGTGACTGGAGTAGACATCGCCACGAACCTGATCGAACAGGCGCGCACTCGTACGCAGCAGGAGTCGGTCGAGGTAAGGTTCGAAGAAGGTGACGCCGAGAACCTGCAATTCCCCGACGGGAGCTTCGACGTGGTGCTCAGCCTGTTCGCGGCGATCTTCGCCCCGCGGCCCGAACTCGTCGCGCACGAACTGACAAGGGTGTGCCGGACAGGCGGGCGAATCGTGATGGGCAATTGGACACCGGACGGCTTCATCGGACGGATGTTCAAGGTCATCGGTCGGCACGTCCCACCCGCCCCCATGCCCTCCCCGATGTTGTGGGGGCAGGAGGACACCGTCCGTGAACGTTTCGGCGACCGCGTGCGCGACCTGCTGCTGGAGCACCATCCGTACCCCCTCAAGTACGCCTTTCTGCCCGAGCAGGTCGTGGAGTTCTTCATTCAGCATTACGGACCGATGGACCGGGCGTTCGCGTCACTGGACGAGGCCGGGCAAGCCGCGCTCAGGCGGGATCTGGTGGCGTTGTGGTCAGAGAACAACGAGGCGCAGGATGGTACGACGCTCGTGCAGAGTGACATGCTTATCGTGCAAGCCGTGCGGGCGTGA
- a CDS encoding LacI family DNA-binding transcriptional regulator, which yields MSEGTPKRRRSTGSRPTMHDVARLAGVSQTTVSFVVNGREEAGISDETKARILDAMRKLGYRPNAVAQALRRGTSNLIGLITDEIITTPYAVEIVKGAQDAAQAAGKLLVVLTVTDEPWSMEQVGGVMVEHRVEGVVLATMFHRGIDVPGVLEDVPVALANCFTTTRPVPIFIPDEFQGGFDAVTHLIHHGHTRIAYLNNVDDIPATRLRLAGYREALRAANIAEDEQLVVRATGSDQAAGYDAAVTLLKEAEGNLPTALFCFNDRMAMGAYAALNEHGLSIPSDMSVVGFDNQVLLSAHLRPGLTTLQLPHYEMGRRSVEELLRETTAPERVLLPCPLVQRDSVATVVRPGVAAGPKGRNVRVKTA from the coding sequence ATGAGTGAAGGGACGCCCAAGCGGCGGAGGTCGACGGGGTCCAGGCCCACCATGCACGATGTCGCGCGGCTCGCTGGCGTTTCGCAAACGACCGTGTCGTTCGTGGTGAATGGGCGGGAGGAGGCAGGGATCTCGGACGAGACCAAGGCCCGCATCCTGGACGCCATGCGGAAGTTGGGCTACCGCCCCAACGCGGTGGCACAGGCGCTCCGCCGGGGGACCTCCAACCTCATCGGCCTGATCACGGACGAAATCATCACGACCCCGTACGCCGTCGAAATTGTTAAGGGCGCGCAGGACGCCGCGCAAGCAGCCGGGAAACTGCTGGTGGTGCTCACGGTCACCGACGAGCCCTGGAGCATGGAGCAGGTTGGTGGAGTGATGGTCGAGCACCGTGTGGAGGGCGTGGTCCTGGCGACCATGTTCCACCGGGGGATTGACGTTCCCGGGGTCCTGGAGGACGTTCCGGTCGCGCTGGCCAACTGCTTCACGACCACGCGGCCGGTCCCGATCTTCATTCCCGACGAGTTTCAGGGTGGCTTCGATGCCGTGACGCACCTGATCCACCACGGGCATACCCGCATCGCGTACCTGAACAACGTGGATGACATTCCTGCCACGCGCTTGCGTCTTGCTGGCTACCGTGAGGCGCTGCGGGCCGCGAACATTGCTGAGGATGAGCAGCTGGTGGTGCGGGCGACGGGCAGTGACCAGGCCGCAGGGTACGACGCCGCCGTGACTCTCCTGAAGGAGGCCGAAGGCAACCTGCCTACCGCCCTCTTCTGCTTCAATGACCGCATGGCCATGGGGGCTTACGCGGCGCTGAACGAGCACGGCCTCAGCATTCCCAGTGACATGTCCGTGGTCGGCTTCGACAACCAGGTGCTCCTGTCTGCTCACCTGCGGCCGGGGCTCACCACGCTGCAACTTCCCCACTACGAGATGGGCCGACGCAGCGTGGAGGAACTGCTTCGTGAAACAACAGCACCAGAACGGGTCCTGCTGCCCTGTCCGCTCGTGCAGCGCGATTCCGTCGCGACCGTGGTCCGGCCGGGCGTGGCAGCAGGCCCGAAGGGGCGGAATGTCCGCGTGAAGACCGCTTGA
- a CDS encoding glycoside hydrolase family 32 protein has protein sequence MTLPPTMPAPEHSTLQDIHRPLYHFTAPSGWLNDPNGIAHHGGRWHVYYQHNPRRPQWGDIHWGHASSEDLVTWRDEPMALAPTPGGADEHGCFSGSFALVNGTPTLYYTGWSGGVQTQCMATSRDLITWEKHPRNPIIPHPPRRVRSDDFRDPYVFQHAGRWYMALGASLDHDRGAVLLYGTEDGERWTYLHVLYEATRTDQGVMWECPNFFPVGDRWVLVVSVWPGLGARYFVGTFENKRFQAEREGVIDGDGGAFAHLTAQGADGRVLQWAWINEQRHQDLIDVDGWAGALSVPRELSLRNGDLCVQPARELAQLHEERLHDGEVVLQPGTPLLFDGTHLDLHLELEPDIEHPVHVTVLRAPDGSEETVLTFDPSARLLKLRRARSSLDDRTARDSQRTHIALERGEGLNLRLLLDGSVLEVYANGRACLTSRVYPTRRDTTTGMITAERDTRATLTLWTVRRGDHFSRRGP, from the coding sequence ATGACCTTGCCTCCCACCATGCCCGCGCCAGAACATTCCACCCTTCAGGACATCCACCGCCCCCTTTACCACTTCACCGCGCCCTCCGGCTGGCTCAACGACCCGAACGGCATTGCCCACCATGGCGGCCGCTGGCACGTGTACTACCAGCACAACCCCCGCCGCCCGCAATGGGGCGACATCCACTGGGGGCACGCGAGCAGCGAGGACCTGGTCACCTGGCGGGACGAACCCATGGCCCTGGCGCCCACACCGGGCGGTGCGGACGAGCACGGCTGCTTCTCGGGATCCTTCGCTCTGGTGAACGGCACCCCCACCCTGTACTACACCGGCTGGTCCGGCGGCGTGCAGACGCAGTGCATGGCGACCAGCCGTGACCTCATCACCTGGGAAAAGCACCCCCGGAACCCCATCATCCCGCACCCACCCCGGCGGGTGCGGAGTGACGACTTCCGTGACCCGTACGTCTTCCAGCACGCGGGGCGGTGGTACATGGCGCTGGGAGCCTCCCTCGATCATGACCGGGGTGCGGTGCTGCTGTACGGCACGGAGGATGGAGAACGGTGGACGTACCTGCACGTCCTGTACGAGGCCACCCGGACGGACCAGGGCGTGATGTGGGAGTGTCCGAACTTCTTCCCGGTGGGGGACCGGTGGGTGCTGGTCGTCTCCGTCTGGCCGGGACTGGGGGCCCGGTACTTCGTCGGCACCTTCGAGAACAAACGCTTTCAGGCCGAACGCGAGGGCGTCATCGACGGGGACGGCGGCGCCTTCGCGCACCTCACCGCGCAGGGCGCGGACGGACGTGTGCTTCAGTGGGCGTGGATCAACGAGCAGCGCCACCAGGACCTGATCGACGTGGACGGCTGGGCAGGGGCCCTGAGCGTGCCGCGAGAATTGAGTCTCCGGAACGGGGACCTGTGCGTGCAACCGGCCAGGGAACTGGCCCAGCTTCACGAGGAGCGGCTGCACGACGGCGAAGTCGTCCTCCAGCCCGGCACCCCGCTGCTTTTCGATGGGACTCACCTTGATTTGCATCTCGAACTGGAGCCGGACATCGAACACCCGGTCCATGTGACCGTCTTGCGCGCCCCGGACGGCAGTGAGGAAACCGTGCTGACGTTCGATCCCAGTGCGCGACTCCTGAAGCTGCGGCGTGCACGCAGCTCGCTGGATGACCGGACGGCCCGTGACTCGCAGCGCACTCACATCGCCCTGGAGCGTGGAGAGGGGCTGAACCTGCGCCTGCTGCTGGACGGCAGTGTGCTGGAAGTGTACGCCAACGGCCGGGCCTGCCTGACCAGCCGCGTGTACCCCACGCGCCGTGACACCACCACCGGCATGATCACTGCTGAACGCGACACGCGCGCCACGCTCACCCTGTGGACCGTCCGTCGGGGTGACCACTTCTCGCGCCGGGGACCTTAA
- a CDS encoding carbohydrate ABC transporter permease, with translation MTTLRRRKSSVKAGRVLNITLTYAVLIFFAFLFIFPMLFMFVSSLKANEAIFADLRSIRAFLPVGDLSWDNFRYVFERGNFPRYLLNSVVITGSTVALSILVNSMAAYSLARLRWRGRSAVMLAIVALLVVPFDAIAIPMLLMVSRLPGVAFGAEGMTLTDSWFNTHIVQIFPFVASAFTIFLFYQFFLDLPKELDEAARVDGATPFQIYWKIVMPLAKPVIATVAILQSLAMWNQYLWPIMAVQSAEARPVMPGIQEFFTRSPEWGQIMAYSSLVTLPLLIIFILFQRFFVRSVATGGLKG, from the coding sequence ATGACCACCCTCAGACGCCGGAAGAGCTCGGTCAAGGCCGGACGGGTCCTGAACATCACGCTCACGTACGCCGTCCTGATCTTCTTCGCGTTCTTGTTCATCTTCCCGATGCTGTTCATGTTCGTGTCCAGCCTGAAAGCGAACGAGGCGATCTTCGCGGACCTGCGCTCCATCCGCGCGTTCCTGCCGGTCGGCGACCTGAGTTGGGACAACTTCCGGTATGTGTTCGAACGCGGCAACTTCCCCCGCTACCTGCTGAACTCGGTGGTCATCACCGGGAGCACCGTGGCCCTGAGCATCCTCGTGAACAGCATGGCGGCCTACTCCCTCGCCCGGCTCCGCTGGCGCGGCCGTTCGGCCGTCATGCTCGCCATCGTCGCCCTGCTGGTCGTGCCGTTCGACGCGATCGCCATCCCGATGCTGCTGATGGTGAGCCGCCTGCCGGGTGTGGCGTTCGGCGCAGAGGGCATGACCCTGACCGACTCATGGTTCAACACCCACATCGTGCAGATCTTCCCCTTCGTCGCTTCGGCCTTCACGATCTTCCTCTTCTACCAGTTCTTCCTGGACCTGCCGAAGGAACTCGACGAGGCCGCGCGCGTGGACGGCGCCACACCTTTCCAGATCTACTGGAAGATCGTCATGCCGCTGGCCAAGCCCGTCATCGCGACGGTCGCGATCCTGCAATCCCTGGCCATGTGGAACCAGTACCTGTGGCCCATCATGGCCGTGCAGAGCGCCGAGGCGCGCCCCGTCATGCCCGGCATCCAAGAGTTCTTCACGCGGTCCCCGGAATGGGGGCAGATCATGGCGTACTCCAGCCTGGTCACGCTCCCGCTGCTGATCATCTTCATCCTGTTCCAGCGTTTCTTCGTCCGCAGTGTTGCCACGGGCGGCCTCAAGGGCTAA
- a CDS encoding carbohydrate ABC transporter permease has protein sequence MTRSEPRHLDGAPTMASARVRQPRPRSSDGPAALLMVAPALLGLILFVVIPFVLAVSLSFTNQRLLSPNPTEFVGLQNYTRLLSVRPLVIPAPRDASGQVLRDEEGHIDFPRVRSVIRGNDRLDGYKDVLTLDVGTRRVAMIARDPVFWRALLNTLTFALLVVPLQCGLALLLAMLVNQKLPGVPFFRTVFFSPVVASMVVLSIVWSFLYDRQFGLINQLLTAASFGRVAPIDWLGNPSTAMLAIVIMSAWQGMGFQMVIFLAGLQGIPQELYEAADLDGANAWQRFRFVTLPGLRNTMVFVLTTTAIAALGLFTQVDVMTQGGPNGATTTIMLHAVRSGFREQDIAYGSAITVVFFLMILMLAFIQRRLVLGGNK, from the coding sequence ATGACCAGGTCTGAACCCCGTCACCTTGATGGTGCCCCCACTATGGCCTCCGCGCGCGTCAGGCAGCCTCGCCCGCGCTCCTCGGACGGACCTGCGGCCCTGCTGATGGTCGCGCCCGCCCTGCTCGGCCTGATCCTGTTCGTCGTCATCCCGTTCGTGCTGGCGGTGTCGCTCAGCTTCACCAACCAGCGCCTCCTGTCCCCGAACCCCACAGAGTTCGTGGGGTTGCAGAACTACACGCGGCTCCTCAGCGTCCGCCCGCTGGTTATCCCCGCGCCCCGTGACGCCAGCGGCCAGGTGCTACGCGATGAGGAAGGCCATATCGACTTCCCCCGCGTGCGAAGCGTCATCCGTGGGAACGACCGCCTCGACGGCTACAAGGACGTCCTGACCCTCGACGTCGGAACCCGGCGCGTGGCCATGATCGCTCGGGACCCGGTGTTCTGGCGGGCCCTGCTGAACACCCTCACGTTCGCGCTGCTGGTCGTGCCCCTTCAGTGCGGCCTGGCCCTCCTACTCGCCATGCTGGTGAACCAGAAACTGCCCGGCGTGCCGTTCTTCCGGACGGTCTTCTTCAGTCCGGTGGTCGCGTCCATGGTCGTGCTGAGTATCGTCTGGAGTTTCCTGTACGACCGTCAGTTCGGCCTGATCAACCAGCTGCTCACCGCGGCGAGCTTCGGGCGCGTCGCGCCGATCGACTGGCTCGGTAACCCCAGCACCGCGATGCTCGCCATCGTGATCATGAGCGCCTGGCAGGGCATGGGCTTTCAGATGGTCATCTTCCTGGCCGGTCTGCAAGGCATACCCCAGGAACTGTACGAGGCCGCCGACCTCGACGGCGCGAATGCTTGGCAGCGCTTCCGCTTCGTGACGCTTCCCGGCCTGCGCAACACCATGGTCTTCGTCCTCACGACGACCGCCATCGCGGCCCTGGGGCTCTTTACGCAGGTGGACGTCATGACGCAGGGCGGCCCGAACGGGGCGACCACGACGATCATGCTGCACGCGGTCCGCAGCGGGTTCCGCGAGCAGGACATCGCGTACGGCAGCGCCATCACGGTCGTGTTCTTCCTGATGATCCTCATGCTCGCATTCATCCAGCGCCGGCTGGTGCTCGGAGGCAACAAATGA
- a CDS encoding sugar ABC transporter substrate-binding protein, producing MKRIALTTLALIASAPALAAPVTITLWRHESGDEEVAATKAAIQRFNVSQNKYRVVAENLPKGSYTEAITAAALAKKLPCVFDMDQPTVPNFAWAGYVRPLDAYLNASIKNDLSSGARGTYKGKLYSVGQFDVALALFARKSALQKAGLRIPTAAQPWTLAEFNSALAKLKGLGTYEYAIDLHNGNDGEWWSYAFSPWLQSFGGDLIDRKSMTTAEGALNGDAAVRFGEWFQSVFTKGYANKKPTVTESPFLVGRVPLDYNGSWSYADYKKKWGSDLLVLPSPNFGKGPKIGSGSWQWGISTSCKNPEGAAAFINFVMSPKEVAAISKATSLIPTTGSAAGLTTDYRTGGPARFFYNFAKNYALSRPPTPAYPILTSSFEKALRAIVTGANVQDTLDDAVDAIDSNIKRNKNYGF from the coding sequence ATGAAGCGAATCGCCTTGACCACCCTCGCCCTGATCGCCTCCGCACCAGCCCTTGCCGCGCCCGTCACCATCACGCTCTGGCGACACGAGAGCGGGGACGAGGAAGTCGCCGCCACCAAAGCCGCCATCCAGCGCTTCAACGTCTCACAGAACAAGTACCGGGTCGTCGCGGAGAACCTCCCCAAAGGCAGTTACACCGAGGCGATCACCGCCGCTGCCCTCGCCAAGAAGCTGCCCTGCGTCTTCGACATGGACCAACCGACCGTGCCGAACTTCGCGTGGGCAGGCTACGTGCGCCCCCTGGACGCTTACCTGAACGCGAGCATCAAAAACGACCTCAGTTCCGGCGCCCGCGGCACCTACAAAGGCAAGCTCTACTCCGTCGGGCAGTTCGACGTCGCCCTCGCCCTCTTCGCCCGCAAGAGCGCCCTGCAAAAAGCCGGGCTGCGCATTCCCACCGCCGCCCAGCCCTGGACGCTCGCGGAGTTCAACAGCGCCCTCGCCAAACTCAAGGGTCTGGGCACGTACGAGTACGCCATCGACCTCCACAATGGCAACGACGGGGAATGGTGGTCGTACGCCTTCAGCCCCTGGCTGCAAAGCTTCGGCGGGGACCTGATCGACCGCAAGAGCATGACGACCGCCGAGGGCGCCCTCAACGGGGACGCTGCCGTCCGGTTCGGTGAGTGGTTCCAGAGCGTGTTCACGAAGGGCTACGCGAACAAGAAGCCGACCGTCACGGAGTCCCCCTTCCTGGTGGGCCGCGTTCCCCTCGACTACAACGGCAGCTGGTCCTACGCGGACTACAAGAAGAAGTGGGGAAGCGACCTGCTCGTCCTGCCCTCGCCCAACTTCGGGAAGGGACCGAAGATCGGCAGCGGCTCGTGGCAGTGGGGGATCAGCACCAGCTGCAAGAACCCGGAGGGCGCCGCCGCGTTCATCAACTTCGTCATGAGCCCCAAGGAAGTCGCGGCGATCAGCAAGGCCACCAGCCTGATTCCCACCACCGGCAGTGCCGCTGGCCTCACCACTGACTACCGCACGGGCGGTCCCGCCCGCTTCTTCTACAACTTCGCCAAGAACTACGCCCTGAGCCGCCCGCCCACCCCGGCCTACCCGATCCTGACCAGCTCCTTTGAGAAGGCCCTGCGCGCCATCGTCACGGGTGCGAACGTGCAGGACACCCTCGATGACGCGGTGGACGCCATCGACAGCAACATCAAGCGCAACAAGAACTACGGCTTCTAA
- a CDS encoding cytochrome P450 has protein sequence MTIEHGGADRYIPAGARVILDILNADASVVGAEPLTFCPHRALQEQALSFGDGAHRCPGAFLAIHESDVFLHRLLSLPLRIVGTPGLTFSEMLMSYKIL, from the coding sequence GTGACCATCGAGCATGGGGGCGCTGACCGATACATCCCGGCGGGGGCGCGCGTGATTCTGGACATTCTCAACGCCGACGCCTCGGTGGTTGGCGCCGAGCCGCTCACGTTCTGCCCGCACCGCGCCCTGCAGGAGCAGGCTCTGAGCTTTGGGGACGGCGCGCACCGTTGCCCCGGCGCCTTCCTCGCCATCCACGAGAGCGACGTGTTTCTCCACCGTCTGCTGAGCCTGCCGCTGCGCATCGTGGGCACGCCGGGACTGACCTTCAGCGAGATGCTGATGAGCTATAAGATCCTATAA
- a CDS encoding LysR family transcriptional regulator produces the protein MKIRQLRSVIALAEELNFTRAAERCNIGQPGLTRIVADLESELGVSLFHRDKRRVALTPQGVGFVASARAALQELERGVQRVRTGRAHAELRVTMDEYAYGTVLGPILRRYRQTSPEVQIIPVSDNGLARVDVLRARQADVGVMSLPANLTGLESELLARESLCVYLPFQHPLASRTHLTSQDLVGLTLLAFDATSSKATHEHVTQAVAAAMPYAAVRWLGRDAPAPSMREMWRLIAAGEGVHLGLAAVGRCLGLPPSLVARPLVGPNAHVDLVVAWSVTDARIARFMEVLRLFRDVTPDQRYSSTDPVWPPAPAPKLTVAV, from the coding sequence ATGAAGATTCGCCAGCTTCGAAGCGTCATCGCTCTCGCTGAAGAACTCAACTTTACGCGGGCGGCAGAACGCTGCAATATTGGCCAGCCTGGCCTGACCCGGATTGTGGCGGACCTGGAGAGCGAACTGGGTGTTTCGTTGTTTCACCGCGACAAACGAAGAGTCGCCTTGACACCGCAAGGCGTGGGGTTCGTGGCGAGTGCCCGCGCCGCGCTGCAGGAGTTGGAACGTGGTGTGCAACGCGTCCGGACCGGTCGTGCGCATGCGGAATTGCGCGTCACGATGGACGAGTACGCCTACGGAACCGTCCTCGGACCAATTTTGCGCCGTTACCGTCAGACGTCCCCGGAAGTGCAGATTATCCCTGTCAGTGATAATGGCCTCGCACGGGTTGATGTTCTCCGCGCCAGACAGGCAGACGTCGGCGTCATGTCGCTCCCGGCAAACCTGACCGGCCTCGAGAGTGAGCTGCTGGCGAGGGAAAGCCTCTGCGTCTACCTGCCGTTCCAGCATCCTCTCGCCTCGCGCACGCACCTCACGTCGCAGGATTTGGTGGGGCTGACGCTGCTGGCGTTCGATGCGACCTCTAGCAAAGCGACACACGAGCACGTCACGCAGGCCGTCGCCGCCGCGATGCCGTACGCCGCGGTGCGGTGGTTGGGTCGTGACGCGCCCGCACCGTCAATGCGTGAGATGTGGCGCCTGATTGCCGCTGGCGAGGGGGTACACTTGGGCCTCGCTGCGGTCGGGCGCTGCTTAGGATTGCCCCCCAGCCTTGTGGCGCGCCCATTGGTGGGCCCCAACGCGCACGTCGACCTGGTGGTGGCCTGGAGTGTCACGGACGCACGGATCGCGAGGTTTATGGAAGTGCTGAGATTGTTCCGCGACGTGACGCCCGACCAGCGTTATAGCTCTACGGACCCCGTGTGGCCCCCCGCACCTGCGCCGAAGCTCACGGTTGCCGTGTGA
- a CDS encoding LysR family transcriptional regulator: MDTRQLRCMVVLAEELSFSKAARRCNVTQPHLSRLIHELEAWVGTPLVVRARGRREVELTPAGQAFVVRARRVLGELSMALEEAQAVSTGRALDLRIGLSNYGRLSPWQDIVNRLLARQPDARLKWHEMQASREHAEQLLAGQLDAAFIAPYGYEGRLAMQEVWQTNLVVLLPADHPLTALTEVPLAALRESLLYPVPPALNLGLFDHINRFTRSVGFEVQPAPSVIGYTNVQDKLHLVALNGWVLLGLPDYLNELPVGVEARPIVNPTVPFAIVLAWDAFNHHPLLRHLIDTARTREVS, encoded by the coding sequence ATGGATACCCGGCAATTGCGCTGTATGGTCGTGCTTGCTGAAGAGTTGAGCTTCAGTAAGGCTGCGCGGCGTTGCAACGTCACCCAGCCTCACCTCAGCCGCTTGATCCACGAGCTTGAGGCGTGGGTAGGGACACCGCTGGTCGTGCGGGCACGCGGCCGCCGGGAGGTGGAACTCACTCCTGCAGGGCAGGCGTTTGTCGTGCGTGCCCGCCGGGTGCTCGGGGAACTGTCGATGGCCCTGGAGGAGGCGCAAGCGGTCAGCACGGGGCGAGCCCTGGACTTGCGCATCGGCCTGAGCAACTATGGACGGCTGAGCCCCTGGCAAGACATCGTGAATCGCCTCCTCGCACGCCAGCCAGACGCGAGGCTGAAGTGGCACGAAATGCAGGCGTCCCGCGAGCATGCCGAACAATTGCTCGCAGGACAGTTGGACGCCGCCTTCATCGCGCCGTACGGCTATGAAGGACGACTTGCCATGCAGGAAGTCTGGCAGACGAACCTGGTGGTGCTCCTTCCTGCGGACCACCCACTCACGGCCTTGACGGAGGTGCCATTGGCGGCGCTGAGGGAATCCCTGCTGTACCCGGTACCACCCGCTTTGAACCTGGGGCTGTTCGACCACATCAACCGGTTCACGCGCAGCGTGGGATTTGAAGTGCAGCCAGCGCCCAGCGTCATTGGATACACGAACGTTCAGGATAAGCTCCATCTGGTCGCCCTGAACGGCTGGGTTCTGCTGGGCTTGCCGGATTACCTCAACGAGCTTCCGGTGGGTGTGGAGGCCCGACCCATCGTCAATCCCACAGTCCCATTCGCCATCGTCTTGGCCTGGGACGCCTTCAACCATCACCCGTTGCTGCGCCACTTGATCGACACGGCACGCACCCGGGAGGTCTCCTGA
- a CDS encoding alpha/beta fold hydrolase: MNLPFIPSGPGSVSGAPNLPTGFTDTFTSRYIDVGGVRLHVVMGGKGPPLLLVHGWPETWYAWRFVMPALAQNFTVIAVDQRGMGLSDKPESGYDTATLANDLVGLMDALGHKQFAVVGHDTGFSICYALAADHPDRVARAALAEIPGSPGAAPFPPLLVPGPLNNRLWHLSFNRIDKLNEQLVTGREDIFFGWEFTVQGGKLPDDVIKYYVGLLSNPDSLRGSFGWYRALDATIAQDQQRMTRKLPMPILAIGAARSFGERVGDALKPVAENVQSVVIPDSGHFVAEEAPEKLLAALTAFLTPYHESARTPATSR, translated from the coding sequence ATGAACTTACCGTTCATTCCAAGCGGTCCCGGCTCGGTGTCCGGCGCCCCGAATCTCCCTACCGGATTCACCGATACGTTCACGAGCCGGTACATCGACGTCGGTGGGGTACGCCTGCACGTTGTGATGGGAGGCAAGGGGCCACCGCTGCTGCTTGTACATGGCTGGCCCGAGACCTGGTACGCGTGGCGCTTTGTGATGCCCGCACTGGCCCAGAACTTCACGGTTATCGCGGTCGATCAGCGCGGCATGGGGCTGTCCGACAAACCTGAGAGCGGGTACGACACGGCCACCCTGGCCAACGACCTCGTTGGGCTGATGGACGCGCTCGGCCACAAGCAGTTCGCCGTGGTCGGTCACGACACTGGGTTCAGTATCTGCTACGCGTTGGCCGCTGACCATCCTGACCGGGTTGCGCGTGCGGCCCTCGCCGAGATTCCAGGCTCTCCAGGGGCGGCTCCCTTCCCACCCCTGCTCGTCCCCGGACCGCTGAATAACCGGCTCTGGCACCTCTCCTTCAACCGGATAGACAAGCTCAACGAACAGCTGGTCACGGGCCGTGAGGACATCTTTTTCGGCTGGGAGTTCACGGTTCAGGGCGGAAAGCTCCCCGACGACGTGATCAAGTACTACGTCGGGCTGCTCTCCAACCCCGACTCCCTGCGCGGCAGCTTCGGCTGGTACCGGGCGCTCGACGCGACCATCGCCCAGGACCAGCAGCGCATGACCAGGAAGCTGCCCATGCCTATTCTCGCGATCGGCGCGGCGAGAAGCTTCGGCGAAAGGGTTGGGGACGCGCTGAAACCCGTCGCCGAGAACGTGCAGAGCGTAGTCATCCCCGATTCCGGCCACTTTGTCGCGGAGGAGGCGCCCGAGAAGCTCCTGGCGGCACTTACAGCGTTCCTGACGCCGTACCACGAAAGCGCCCGCACTCCGGCCACCAGTCGCTAA